AAAGTCATATTTTCTCCAGTTCTTTTTAATTTTGCACCACATTTAAGGACTAAAAATCGCTGAACGTGGCTAAAAGAAAAGAAATAGAGACCGACGTCGTATTGATTGGTGCAGGGATCATGAGCGCAACATTAGGTGCTTTTATCAATGAGCTGGAACCCGGACATTCCATTCATATTTTTGAACGCCTGGGCCGGGTGGCCGGAGAAAGTTCAGATGCCTGGAACAATGCAGGTACCGGTCATGCCGCTTTATGCGAGTTGAATTACACACCCGAAAGGGAAGACGGGAGTATTGAAACCAAAAAAGCGCTGGATATTATTGAACAGTTTGAGCAATCCAAGCAGTTTTGGTCGTACCTGGTTAAGGACGGGCAGATCAATGATCCGAAAGATTTTATCCGTACAGTGCCGCATATGAGTTTTGTACGCGGCGAAAATGATGTGAATTATCTCCGCAAGCGGTATAAAGCCCTGCAACAATTCAAATTGTTTAAGGGGATGGAATATTCGGAAGACCCGGAAGTGATTAAGAACTGGATACCACTGGTTGTGGAAGGGCGCGACCGTTCGGAGAAAATTGCAACAACCTACACGGAGTTGGGAACAGATGTGGATTACGGCGCATTAACCAAGATCTTTATTGACAATATGGTAGCAAGGGGCAATACGGAACTGCACTTGCTGCATGAAGTATATGACCTCATCCGGCAGGACGACGGACGATGGAAAGTAAAAGTAAAAAATCTTTCTACCGGTGAGAAAATGATCTACTACTCCCGGTTTGTATTCATTGGCGCCGGCGGCGGATCATTGCACCTGCTGCAGGATAGCGATATTCCCGAAAGCAAACTCTATGGCGGTTTCCCTGTTGGCGGGCAGTGGCTGGTATGCAGCAATCCCGAAGTAGTAAATAAACACAATGCAAAAGTATACGGACAGGCTTCAGTGGGTGCACCA
The sequence above is a segment of the Niabella agricola genome. Coding sequences within it:
- the mqo gene encoding malate dehydrogenase (quinone), with product MAKRKEIETDVVLIGAGIMSATLGAFINELEPGHSIHIFERLGRVAGESSDAWNNAGTGHAALCELNYTPEREDGSIETKKALDIIEQFEQSKQFWSYLVKDGQINDPKDFIRTVPHMSFVRGENDVNYLRKRYKALQQFKLFKGMEYSEDPEVIKNWIPLVVEGRDRSEKIATTYTELGTDVDYGALTKIFIDNMVARGNTELHLLHEVYDLIRQDDGRWKVKVKNLSTGEKMIYYSRFVFIGAGGGSLHLLQDSDIPESKLYGGFPVGGQWLVCSNPEVVNKHNAKVYGQASVGAPPMSVPHLDTRVMGEETSILFGPFATFSTKFLKEGSYWDLFESIKYWNIVSLMRVGLKNYELEKYLIQQLSLSFEDRIEALRVFYPEAKAEDWKLEEAGQRVQIIYKDAEKGASLQFGTEIVTSEDGTIGALLGASPGASTSVSIMLTLLERCFPDHFNGKWSEKLKAMIPSLGQNLEENEALCYQVRTETCELLQLDWKEPVPAGITVEANVG